The following coding sequences are from one Geothrix sp. window:
- a CDS encoding enoyl-CoA hydratase/isomerase family protein, whose protein sequence is MRPESWYEGRTSLELLRGEGWAWIGLRSGDGLNRLHSDLLVALDQLFIELRWAGTRRVALSAAGWMAGVPSGLCLDSTQGAPGGTSLASASRRSPPAALARGHHFSAGADLHEVGALDAVSAEPFSRRGQRVMAHLLWSGWRSLTLISGVAMGGGCDLALHGQERWAVAADAEGRHGLRLAHPAAKHGILTGFGGTVRLPEILGRRGADRLFRDFETWSETTALQLGAIHRVVAPTAIGSEVHVWLAGSG, encoded by the coding sequence ATGAGGCCGGAGAGCTGGTACGAGGGCCGGACCTCGCTGGAGCTGCTGCGGGGGGAAGGCTGGGCCTGGATAGGTCTGCGCTCGGGCGACGGCCTGAACCGCCTGCACAGCGACCTGCTGGTGGCCCTGGACCAGCTGTTCATCGAGCTGCGCTGGGCAGGGACGCGCCGTGTGGCCCTCAGCGCCGCGGGGTGGATGGCAGGCGTGCCGTCCGGGCTTTGCCTGGACAGCACGCAGGGGGCTCCGGGGGGGACATCGCTGGCATCAGCGAGCAGGCGGTCCCCCCCGGCTGCGTTAGCACGCGGGCACCACTTCTCCGCCGGGGCCGATCTGCACGAGGTGGGCGCGCTGGATGCCGTGTCCGCCGAACCCTTCTCCCGGCGCGGTCAGCGGGTCATGGCGCACCTGCTCTGGTCCGGCTGGCGCAGCCTCACCCTGATTTCCGGCGTGGCCATGGGGGGCGGCTGCGACCTCGCCCTGCACGGCCAGGAGCGCTGGGCCGTGGCGGCCGATGCCGAAGGCCGGCACGGCCTGCGGCTGGCCCATCCCGCCGCGAAGCACGGCATCCTCACGGGTTTCGGGGGCACCGTGCGGCTGCCCGAAATCCTGGGGCGCCGCGGGGCGGACCGCCTGTTCCGGGATTTCGAGACCTGGAGTGAGACCACGGCCCTGCAGCTGGGTGCCATCCATCGGGTGGTAGCTCCAACCGCGATCGGTTCGGAGGTCCACGTATGGCTGGCAGGATCCGGCTAG
- a CDS encoding sigma 54-interacting transcriptional regulator produces the protein MPIPDLDAALTGARLVEEAGALLTLGEEPDRMVAHAFERLGQLVPYDLATVLLRDGDSLRVAHAVGPLATPQLAEARIPVRGNLRLQNALKARSRPATFEEDDPGEDTFHGLLEMPHGHSCMVAPLRSRGETFGLMTLDAMVCRQYPDSVLHHVGVFASLLALGLKQAEHLTRLAERERTLAEEVSYFREVQRRDVLQEPLRAESPAMQNILDQLRQVAATAATVLITGETGTGKEKVAQTLHHLSPRREKPFIKVNCSALPATLIESELFGHVKGAFSGAASARKGRFELADGGTLFLDEIGDLPLDLQPKLLRAIQEKEIDPLGSEKPRKVDVRLVAATHADLRAAVAEGRFREDLFYRLSVFPIHLPPLRERPQDIAALAEGFLDRFARENRRPAVRLPPAVRDQLEAYAWPGNVRELHNVLERAAILSAGRELQLPPGALPLRGERTSRPPTWEAQERTYLERLLQHTQGKIAGPDGAAALADLAPSTLLSRLEKLGLRPRDFREA, from the coding sequence GTGCCCATCCCGGATCTCGATGCCGCCCTCACGGGGGCCCGCCTGGTGGAGGAAGCCGGTGCCCTCCTCACCCTGGGCGAGGAACCCGACCGCATGGTGGCCCACGCCTTCGAGCGCCTGGGCCAGCTGGTGCCCTATGACCTGGCCACCGTCCTGCTGCGGGACGGCGACAGCCTCCGGGTGGCCCACGCCGTCGGGCCCCTCGCCACGCCCCAGCTGGCGGAGGCCCGCATCCCCGTGCGCGGCAACCTGCGCCTCCAGAACGCCCTCAAGGCCCGCTCGCGGCCCGCCACCTTCGAGGAGGATGATCCCGGCGAGGACACCTTCCACGGCCTCCTGGAGATGCCCCACGGCCACAGCTGCATGGTGGCGCCGCTGCGGAGCCGCGGCGAGACCTTTGGCCTCATGACGCTCGACGCCATGGTCTGCCGCCAGTACCCGGACAGCGTGCTGCACCATGTGGGCGTCTTCGCCTCGCTGCTGGCCCTGGGCCTCAAGCAGGCGGAGCACCTGACTCGGCTGGCCGAGCGGGAGCGGACCCTGGCGGAGGAGGTCAGCTACTTCCGCGAGGTGCAACGGCGGGACGTGCTGCAGGAGCCCCTCCGCGCCGAAAGCCCCGCCATGCAGAACATCCTCGACCAGCTGCGGCAGGTGGCCGCCACCGCCGCCACGGTGCTCATCACCGGCGAGACCGGGACCGGCAAGGAGAAGGTGGCCCAGACCCTCCACCACCTCTCGCCCCGCCGCGAGAAACCCTTCATCAAGGTGAACTGCAGTGCCCTGCCCGCCACGCTCATCGAATCCGAGCTCTTCGGCCACGTGAAGGGGGCCTTCAGCGGCGCGGCCTCGGCCCGCAAGGGGAGGTTCGAACTGGCGGACGGAGGCACGCTCTTCCTCGACGAGATCGGCGACCTGCCCCTGGACCTCCAGCCCAAGCTGCTGCGCGCCATCCAGGAAAAGGAGATCGATCCCCTCGGCAGCGAGAAGCCCCGAAAGGTGGACGTGCGGCTGGTGGCCGCCACCCACGCGGACCTCCGCGCCGCCGTGGCCGAAGGGCGCTTCCGCGAGGACCTCTTCTACCGGCTCAGCGTCTTCCCCATCCACCTGCCGCCCCTCCGCGAACGGCCCCAGGACATCGCCGCCCTGGCGGAGGGCTTCCTGGATCGCTTCGCCCGGGAGAACCGCCGTCCCGCCGTGCGGCTGCCGCCGGCGGTGCGCGATCAGCTGGAGGCCTACGCCTGGCCGGGCAATGTCCGGGAGCTGCACAACGTGCTGGAGCGCGCCGCCATCCTCTCGGCCGGCCGTGAGCTTCAGCTCCCACCCGGAGCCCTGCCCCTCCGGGGCGAGCGCACCAGCCGCCCCCCCACCTGGGAGGCCCAGGAGCGCACCTACCTGGAGCGCCTCCTCCAGCACACGCAGGGCAAGATCGCCGGCCCCGACGGGGCCGCGGCCCTGGCGGACCTGGCGCCCTCCACGCTGCTCTCCCGCCTGGAAAAGCTGGGGTTGCGGCCCAGGGACTTCCGCGAAGCGTGA
- a CDS encoding protein kinase domain-containing protein codes for MSSDATHFGSYRLLSPLGEGAMGEVWRALDLRLEREVALKILKDADDLRRKALIGEAKLACQLNHPNIAHIYDAGDVDGTPYIAMELVEGRTLRALVGRPLEAEALQDLARQAASALSHAHQKGIVHRDIKPENLLLTDEGQLKILDFGIARRGAEDVGLGPTSHHLTLVERTAPGYSQGTPAYMSPEQANGQALTGQSDQFSLGVVLYELATGVHPFLRGNLVDTLYAVTRDEPRPLAELRPDLPRTVQDVIHRLMAKAPRERFPNLQTLAMGLSENIATAAVPHLSRPVALLRRPRRWGWLLATAGAVLAASVAGLWWTRRTDGTGLGEARRASREDFTKGRRVVAILPLEQMQPDAEHAWLSNSFADAMAFGLVRREDMAVVDRLRVVEAMHQLGDTPGQAPKAVGELGRQLKAELMVLGSYQVVGGQLRMFVRVVDALRGATLHQFQMDRPVADLLKLEDELQQRLPQEMGLGSDPGSLRSQAKLPRTRELYTRALQVITDGNQDSVRLANTLLASAIELEPDYAPARAEFAWTLAELGATTALGSGRYEEAQTLLRQGKAAAEKAIALDPSASQAYRAMASILLRMGDLEGSSRAALQAVRLDPADHKAYDVLADVFAGLEGEDNHQAARRYFEKSLDLFPEGWQAHHRYGVLLQNEGELPAALLHADRAVALRPAAEYAYVTSADALLWMGRAQEAEVRLRAGLREIPGSNVLRSLMAYTAWERNDRPLAGTYLRELEGVWPPDHSNTALLAGVKLAVAGDGAGARAGFEAYRQKLAAIDLSQRKHNERRVISVNLYFMARMVARLGDPAGAQSIVELADRFHPGKLRVAKQDPVFR; via the coding sequence TTGTCCTCCGACGCCACGCACTTCGGTTCCTACCGGCTCCTCTCTCCGCTCGGAGAGGGCGCCATGGGCGAGGTCTGGCGCGCCCTGGACCTGCGGCTGGAACGCGAGGTGGCGCTCAAGATCCTGAAGGACGCGGATGATCTGCGCCGGAAGGCGCTCATCGGCGAAGCCAAGCTGGCCTGCCAGCTGAACCACCCGAACATCGCCCACATCTACGATGCCGGCGACGTGGATGGCACGCCCTACATCGCGATGGAGCTGGTGGAGGGGCGGACGCTGCGGGCCCTGGTGGGTCGGCCCCTGGAGGCGGAGGCCCTGCAGGACCTGGCCCGGCAGGCGGCCTCGGCCCTCTCCCACGCGCACCAGAAGGGCATCGTCCACCGGGACATCAAGCCGGAAAACCTGCTCCTGACCGACGAGGGCCAGCTGAAGATCCTCGATTTCGGCATCGCGCGGCGGGGCGCCGAGGACGTGGGCCTCGGCCCCACCTCGCACCACCTGACCCTGGTGGAGCGCACGGCGCCGGGCTACAGCCAGGGCACGCCGGCCTACATGAGCCCCGAGCAGGCCAATGGGCAGGCCCTCACCGGCCAGTCGGACCAGTTCAGCCTGGGCGTGGTGCTCTACGAGCTGGCCACGGGCGTGCACCCCTTCCTGCGGGGCAACCTGGTGGACACCCTCTACGCCGTGACCCGGGACGAGCCCCGCCCGTTGGCTGAGCTGCGGCCCGACCTGCCCCGCACGGTCCAGGACGTCATCCACCGGCTGATGGCCAAGGCGCCCAGGGAGCGGTTCCCGAACCTGCAGACCCTGGCGATGGGCCTCTCCGAGAACATTGCCACGGCAGCGGTGCCCCACCTCAGCCGTCCAGTGGCGCTGCTCCGGCGACCCCGGCGCTGGGGCTGGCTCCTGGCTACGGCCGGGGCAGTGCTGGCCGCCTCGGTGGCGGGCCTCTGGTGGACCCGGCGCACGGATGGCACGGGCCTGGGTGAGGCCCGCCGGGCCTCCCGCGAGGACTTCACCAAGGGCCGACGCGTGGTGGCCATCCTGCCCCTGGAGCAGATGCAGCCCGATGCGGAGCACGCCTGGCTCAGCAACAGCTTCGCCGACGCCATGGCCTTCGGCCTGGTGCGGCGGGAAGACATGGCGGTCGTGGACCGGCTCCGGGTCGTCGAGGCCATGCACCAGCTGGGCGACACGCCCGGCCAGGCCCCGAAGGCCGTCGGCGAGCTGGGGCGCCAGCTCAAGGCCGAGCTGATGGTGCTCGGCAGCTACCAGGTGGTGGGCGGCCAGCTGCGCATGTTCGTGCGCGTGGTGGATGCACTCCGCGGCGCGACCCTCCACCAGTTCCAGATGGACCGGCCCGTGGCGGACCTGCTGAAACTCGAGGATGAACTCCAGCAGCGCCTGCCTCAGGAGATGGGGCTGGGCAGCGACCCCGGCTCCCTGCGCTCCCAGGCCAAGTTGCCGCGGACCCGCGAGCTCTACACCAGGGCCCTGCAGGTCATCACGGATGGGAACCAGGACTCGGTACGGCTGGCCAACACGCTGCTCGCCTCGGCCATCGAGCTGGAGCCGGACTACGCGCCGGCCCGGGCGGAATTCGCCTGGACCCTGGCCGAGCTGGGCGCCACCACGGCCCTGGGCAGCGGGCGCTACGAGGAGGCGCAGACCCTGCTGCGTCAGGGGAAGGCGGCGGCGGAAAAGGCCATCGCCCTGGATCCCAGCGCCTCCCAGGCCTATCGGGCCATGGCTTCGATCCTCCTTCGCATGGGCGACCTGGAGGGCTCGAGCCGGGCGGCCCTGCAGGCCGTGCGGCTGGACCCGGCGGACCACAAGGCCTATGACGTTCTGGCGGACGTCTTCGCTGGCCTGGAGGGCGAGGACAACCACCAGGCGGCCCGGCGCTACTTCGAGAAATCGCTGGACCTCTTCCCCGAGGGTTGGCAGGCCCACCACCGCTATGGCGTGCTGCTGCAGAACGAGGGCGAGCTGCCCGCGGCCCTCCTGCATGCGGATCGCGCCGTGGCCCTCCGGCCCGCGGCGGAGTACGCCTACGTCACCTCCGCGGATGCGCTCCTGTGGATGGGGCGGGCCCAGGAGGCGGAAGTCAGGCTGCGGGCCGGTCTCCGCGAGATCCCTGGTTCCAACGTGCTGCGCAGCCTCATGGCCTACACGGCCTGGGAGCGGAACGACCGTCCGCTGGCCGGGACCTATCTCCGAGAGCTGGAGGGCGTGTGGCCACCGGACCACTCCAACACCGCCCTGCTGGCGGGCGTGAAGCTGGCCGTGGCCGGGGATGGCGCCGGGGCTCGCGCCGGCTTCGAGGCCTACCGCCAGAAGCTTGCCGCCATCGATCTTTCCCAGCGGAAGCACAATGAGCGGCGGGTGATTTCGGTGAATCTCTACTTCATGGCGCGCATGGTGGCGCGGCTGGGGGATCCTGCCGGTGCCCAGTCCATCGTGGAGCTGGCGGACCGCTTCCACCCCGGCAAGCTGCGCGTGGCGAAGCAGGACCCGGTTTTCCGGTAG
- a CDS encoding lysophospholipid acyltransferase family protein → MANWRDTGFGAVVMMIWALVTVPLTVLGILLAVPFLGRRRAFFAIGPMFARGMAWFCHIPFTLKGWEHLPEDIREGRQSVIFMSNHESQMDPPILVAALPVPAVYIAKKELKYMPFIGWAGWAAGVIFIDRGDRERAIRSIRDAATQIRGGKNVVIFPEGTRSRSGEMLPFKKGGFALALEAGVPIVPMATVGGFHVLSSGSVRIRPGRYALMVGEPVHPAGYPDRDALMKEVRARIEGLVTEARTSIA, encoded by the coding sequence GTGGCCAACTGGCGGGACACGGGATTCGGCGCGGTCGTGATGATGATCTGGGCCCTGGTGACGGTGCCCCTGACCGTCCTTGGCATCCTGCTGGCGGTGCCCTTCCTCGGCCGGCGCCGGGCCTTCTTCGCCATCGGGCCGATGTTCGCCCGCGGCATGGCCTGGTTCTGCCACATCCCCTTCACCCTGAAGGGCTGGGAGCACCTGCCGGAGGACATCCGCGAGGGTCGCCAGTCCGTAATCTTCATGTCGAACCATGAAAGCCAGATGGACCCCCCCATCCTGGTCGCGGCCCTGCCGGTACCCGCCGTCTACATTGCCAAGAAGGAACTGAAATACATGCCCTTCATCGGCTGGGCGGGGTGGGCCGCCGGCGTCATCTTCATCGACCGTGGCGATCGGGAGCGCGCCATCCGCAGCATCCGCGACGCAGCCACCCAGATCAGGGGCGGCAAGAACGTCGTGATCTTCCCCGAGGGCACCCGCAGCCGCAGCGGCGAGATGCTGCCTTTCAAGAAGGGGGGCTTCGCCCTGGCCCTGGAGGCGGGTGTGCCCATCGTCCCCATGGCCACGGTGGGCGGTTTCCACGTGCTTTCCTCCGGCAGCGTGAGAATCCGGCCCGGGCGTTATGCCCTGATGGTGGGGGAACCCGTGCATCCGGCCGGGTACCCGGACCGCGACGCCCTCATGAAGGAAGTGCGGGCCCGCATCGAGGGCCTGGTGACCGAGGCTAGGACCTCCATCGCTTGA
- the ric gene encoding iron-sulfur cluster repair di-iron protein, with the protein MTINLETKVGDIVLAWPQAMRYLEGQGVDYCCGGHRSLREACEAAGCDPGQILAGLGGLETPTADAPSSRDWMDASLTELLAHIEATHHAYLRTELPGLEALLEKVLGAHGENHPELGEVFDLFQALAGDLMPHLMKEEQILFPFIRQMDAGVAAEACFASVQSPIRVMESEHEAVGAMLVQLRACTDGYSVPADGCATFRAFYDGLKALEADLHLHIYLENQILHPRARMLEAALQA; encoded by the coding sequence ATGACCATCAACTTGGAGACCAAAGTGGGCGACATCGTGCTGGCCTGGCCCCAGGCCATGCGGTACCTGGAAGGCCAGGGCGTGGACTACTGCTGCGGCGGCCACCGCTCCCTCCGGGAGGCCTGCGAGGCGGCGGGATGCGACCCCGGCCAGATCCTGGCGGGCCTGGGGGGCCTCGAAACACCGACCGCCGACGCCCCCTCGTCCCGGGATTGGATGGACGCCTCCCTCACGGAGCTCCTGGCCCACATCGAGGCCACCCACCACGCCTACCTGCGCACTGAACTGCCGGGGCTGGAGGCCCTGCTCGAAAAGGTGCTCGGCGCCCACGGTGAGAACCACCCCGAACTGGGCGAGGTCTTCGACCTCTTCCAGGCCCTGGCTGGGGATCTCATGCCCCACCTCATGAAGGAGGAGCAGATCCTCTTCCCCTTCATCCGGCAGATGGACGCCGGGGTCGCCGCCGAGGCTTGTTTCGCCAGCGTGCAGAGCCCCATCCGCGTCATGGAATCCGAACATGAAGCCGTGGGCGCCATGCTCGTCCAGCTCCGCGCCTGCACGGACGGCTACTCGGTCCCCGCCGATGGCTGCGCCACCTTCCGCGCCTTCTACGATGGATTGAAGGCCCTGGAGGCGGACCTCCACCTCCACATCTACCTGGAGAACCAGATCCTCCACCCGCGGGCGCGGATGCTGGAGGCCGCCCTCCAGGCCTGA
- the yidD gene encoding membrane protein insertion efficiency factor YidD codes for MPFQPTAWICRGLIRSYQATLSSHLPTQCKFTPTCSHYGLGCIQRYGTLRGGLLTTWRLIRCSPFTNGGLDPIP; via the coding sequence GTGCCCTTCCAGCCCACCGCCTGGATCTGCCGCGGCCTGATCCGCAGCTACCAGGCCACCCTTTCCAGCCACCTGCCCACCCAGTGCAAGTTCACGCCCACGTGCAGCCACTACGGGCTGGGCTGCATCCAGAGGTACGGCACCCTGCGCGGCGGCCTGCTCACCACTTGGCGGCTGATCCGCTGCTCCCCCTTCACGAACGGCGGCCTGGACCCGATTCCCTAG
- the ispG gene encoding flavodoxin-dependent (E)-4-hydroxy-3-methylbut-2-enyl-diphosphate synthase — protein sequence MSEQEPQPLAPRRKTRQILVGKVPVGGDAPISVQSMTKTDTRDVEATINQIYGYANAGCEIVRVSVPTKKAGEVFHEICGRSPIPVVADIHFDYRLALVAADGGAACLRINPGNIGGQERVKAVVDKAGSLGIPIRIGVNGGSLEKDLLDQFGAATPEAMVESALRHIDVLEREGFRDIKISLKASDVIRTVQAYRLLAKQVDYPFHLGITEAGTPFGGTIRSSIGMGILLAEGLGDTIRVSLTGEGEDECRVGHEMLRSLALRTGGFRMVSCPSCGRVQIDLNRVANEIEEGLKLINHENITYAVMGCVVNGPGEAKDADLGVAGGAGEGLIYRKGELIRKVKEEDLVPAFLEEARKVKAEADAAKA from the coding sequence ATGTCCGAGCAGGAACCCCAGCCCCTCGCGCCGCGCCGCAAGACCCGCCAGATCCTGGTGGGCAAGGTGCCCGTGGGTGGCGATGCCCCTATCAGCGTCCAGAGCATGACCAAGACCGACACGCGCGACGTGGAAGCCACGATCAACCAGATCTACGGCTACGCCAATGCCGGCTGCGAGATCGTGCGCGTGAGCGTCCCCACCAAGAAGGCCGGCGAGGTCTTCCACGAGATCTGCGGCCGCAGCCCCATTCCCGTGGTGGCCGACATCCACTTCGACTACCGGCTGGCCCTGGTGGCCGCAGACGGCGGAGCCGCCTGCCTCCGCATCAATCCGGGCAACATCGGCGGCCAGGAGCGCGTGAAGGCCGTGGTGGACAAGGCCGGGTCGCTGGGCATCCCCATCCGCATCGGCGTCAACGGCGGTAGCCTCGAGAAGGACCTGCTGGACCAGTTCGGCGCCGCCACCCCCGAAGCCATGGTGGAGAGCGCGCTGCGCCACATCGACGTGCTGGAGCGCGAGGGCTTCCGCGACATCAAGATCAGCCTCAAGGCCAGCGACGTCATCCGCACCGTGCAGGCCTACCGCCTGCTGGCCAAGCAGGTGGACTATCCCTTCCACCTGGGCATCACCGAGGCGGGCACGCCCTTCGGGGGCACCATCCGGTCCAGCATCGGCATGGGCATCCTCTTGGCCGAAGGCCTGGGCGACACCATCCGCGTCTCCCTCACGGGCGAGGGCGAGGACGAGTGCCGGGTGGGCCACGAGATGCTGCGCTCCCTGGCGCTGCGCACCGGCGGCTTCCGCATGGTGAGCTGCCCCAGCTGCGGCCGCGTGCAGATCGACCTCAACCGGGTGGCCAACGAAATCGAGGAGGGCCTCAAACTCATCAACCACGAGAACATCACCTACGCGGTGATGGGCTGCGTGGTGAACGGGCCCGGCGAGGCCAAGGATGCCGACCTGGGCGTGGCGGGCGGCGCGGGCGAGGGCCTCATCTACCGGAAGGGCGAGCTCATCCGGAAGGTGAAGGAGGAGGACCTGGTCCCCGCCTTCCTGGAGGAGGCCCGCAAGGTCAAGGCCGAGGCCGATGCGGCCAAGGCATAG
- a CDS encoding flagellar hook protein FlgE produces MSLYSAFYSGLSGLSSNASALNVIGNNLSNINTVGFKGSTMTFRDIFASAGATSTQGNGNPIQFGLGVQTNSVNQDFAQSSFQATGNALDMALQGNGFFTLQTPSATQVFSRAGNFTRDSLGYLVASDGSNVMGWNRDAAGNVVTTTAMVPVQISSATLGAQATTDMSLGVNLNANAVAGSTFQTAIQVYDSLGNSQNLTITYTKGAANDWTYAVAGPAGSTITGAPALPGTITFDANGKISSLNGGPTPPVAGDNSVLTISWPGGSAANSTINFDIINADGSQTFTGLSSASTTVSSSQNGFPAGTLRDLTVDSDGMITGTFTNGQILKMAQLAVSSFTNVNGLEQAGNNHWSQTLASGAPTIGLANQGGRGAILGSNLELSNVDVASEFTKLIVSQRGYQANSRIVTTTDELLQETLNLKR; encoded by the coding sequence ATGAGCCTCTACTCCGCCTTCTACTCCGGCCTCTCCGGACTCTCCAGCAACGCCAGCGCCCTGAACGTGATCGGCAACAACCTGTCGAACATCAACACGGTCGGCTTCAAGGGCTCGACCATGACCTTCCGGGACATCTTCGCCTCGGCGGGGGCGACCTCGACCCAGGGCAACGGCAACCCCATCCAGTTCGGCCTGGGCGTCCAGACGAACTCCGTGAACCAGGATTTCGCCCAGTCCTCCTTCCAGGCCACCGGCAACGCCCTGGACATGGCCCTCCAGGGCAACGGGTTCTTCACCCTGCAGACGCCGAGCGCCACCCAGGTCTTCAGCCGCGCCGGCAACTTCACCCGCGACAGCCTCGGCTACCTGGTGGCGAGCGACGGTTCCAACGTCATGGGCTGGAACCGCGATGCGGCCGGCAATGTCGTCACCACCACGGCCATGGTGCCCGTCCAGATCTCGTCAGCCACCCTCGGAGCCCAGGCCACCACCGACATGTCCCTGGGCGTCAACCTCAATGCCAACGCCGTGGCCGGCAGCACCTTCCAGACGGCCATCCAGGTCTATGACAGCCTGGGCAACTCCCAGAACCTGACCATCACCTACACCAAGGGCGCGGCCAACGACTGGACCTACGCCGTGGCTGGCCCCGCCGGCTCCACCATCACCGGGGCCCCAGCGCTTCCCGGCACCATCACCTTCGACGCCAACGGCAAGATCTCCTCCCTCAATGGCGGCCCCACACCGCCCGTGGCGGGCGACAACAGCGTCTTGACCATCTCCTGGCCCGGCGGCTCGGCGGCGAACAGCACCATCAACTTCGACATCATCAACGCCGACGGCAGCCAGACCTTCACGGGCCTCAGCTCCGCCAGCACGACGGTCAGCAGCTCCCAGAACGGTTTCCCGGCCGGCACCCTGCGGGACCTGACCGTGGACTCGGACGGCATGATCACCGGCACCTTCACCAACGGCCAGATCCTCAAGATGGCCCAGCTGGCCGTGTCGAGCTTCACCAACGTGAACGGCCTCGAGCAGGCGGGCAACAACCACTGGAGCCAGACCCTGGCCTCGGGCGCGCCCACCATCGGCCTGGCCAACCAGGGCGGCCGTGGCGCCATCCTCGGCTCCAACCTCGAGCTGTCCAACGTGGACGTGGCCAGCGAGTTCACCAAGCTCATCGTGAGCCAGCGCGGCTACCAGGCCAACTCGCGCATCGTGACCACCACGGACGAGCTGCTGCAGGAGACCCTCAACCTCAAGCGCTAG
- a CDS encoding flagellar hook assembly protein FlgD encodes MISTTTPVTTSTSNTTNTPKSTLDKDGFLKLLVAQLKNQDPTGAGQDPNQMVQQLTSFSSLEQAQQTNSLLTGLQTQTAGLFQAQTAGLVGKTVKVDGSGFNLRSGAASMNIELGAAANVTLTVKDANGKVVATLPQGHLARGLSAMTWDGRDASGNVLPDGSYKVDVKATGDDGQPAAFRTSLTMKVDAVTFKSGGIYLASGGNVFSLADVLEITA; translated from the coding sequence ATGATCAGCACGACCACGCCTGTCACCACGTCGACATCGAACACCACGAACACCCCCAAGAGCACCCTGGACAAGGACGGCTTCCTCAAGCTGCTCGTGGCCCAGCTCAAGAACCAGGATCCGACGGGTGCCGGGCAGGATCCGAACCAGATGGTCCAGCAGCTGACCAGCTTCTCCAGCCTCGAGCAGGCCCAGCAGACCAACAGCCTGCTGACGGGCCTCCAGACGCAGACGGCCGGCCTCTTCCAGGCTCAGACCGCTGGCCTCGTGGGCAAGACGGTGAAGGTGGATGGATCCGGGTTCAACCTCAGGTCGGGCGCCGCCAGCATGAACATCGAGCTGGGCGCCGCCGCCAACGTGACCTTGACCGTGAAGGACGCCAACGGCAAGGTCGTGGCCACCCTGCCTCAGGGCCATCTCGCCCGCGGCCTCTCGGCCATGACCTGGGACGGCAGGGATGCCAGCGGCAATGTCCTGCCGGACGGCTCGTACAAGGTCGACGTGAAGGCCACCGGGGACGACGGTCAGCCTGCCGCCTTCCGCACCAGCCTGACCATGAAAGTGGACGCCGTGACCTTCAAGAGCGGCGGCATCTACCTGGCCTCCGGAGGCAATGTGTTCTCCCTGGCCGACGTCCTCGAAATCACCGCCTAG